A single window of Streptomyces aquilus DNA harbors:
- a CDS encoding TIGR02234 family membrane protein, whose protein sequence is MEYVTAVPHPRSEAAGPARAGRLSLATALLAGALGAAVALLATRQQWSSGTATVAGGDFPLTAKGSDVTGVPAALAIVGLAALVAVFAVRKVGRFAVAALLALSGVGIVVAALLGVSDSSALDEQAASASGDAAATVDGLSHTAWPYVAVAGGALILLAGLLALRYGRMWPAMSGRYERNGAPRTVRRAKAVDPERPEEMWKALDRGEDPTGA, encoded by the coding sequence GTGGAGTACGTGACTGCCGTTCCTCACCCCCGTTCCGAAGCCGCAGGACCCGCCAGGGCCGGCCGCCTCAGCCTCGCCACAGCCCTGCTGGCCGGTGCCCTCGGCGCGGCCGTGGCGCTGCTCGCGACCCGTCAACAGTGGTCGTCGGGCACCGCGACGGTGGCCGGCGGCGACTTCCCGCTGACCGCCAAGGGCAGCGACGTCACGGGCGTCCCCGCGGCCCTCGCCATAGTGGGCCTCGCCGCGCTCGTCGCCGTCTTCGCCGTCCGCAAGGTGGGCCGCTTCGCGGTCGCCGCGCTGCTCGCGCTCTCGGGCGTCGGCATCGTCGTCGCGGCGCTGCTCGGCGTCTCCGACAGCTCGGCACTCGACGAACAGGCGGCGTCCGCCTCCGGCGACGCGGCCGCCACGGTCGACGGTCTCAGCCACACCGCGTGGCCGTACGTCGCCGTCGCCGGCGGTGCGTTGATCCTGCTGGCCGGGTTGCTGGCGCTGCGGTACGGGCGGATGTGGCCCGCGATGTCCGGGCGCTACGAGCGGAACGGGGCGCCTCGGACGGTTCGGCGGGCGAAGGCCGTTGATCCCGAGCGGCCTGAGGAGATGTGGAAGGCGTTGGATCGGGGCGAGGACCCCACGGGGGCGTAG